GCTAAGTCATTAAAAAAGGACATGGTTCTATAATATGATCTACTGAACCTGTTATAAAATCTTTAAAGTGTCTCTCGCagtacatttaattttaaagctttatttCAAAGTAATCTAACTGCAAATAGAAGTAACATTAAACCTTGAAATATCCCATATAAAAGTCATTCCAAGCTGGTAAAAGAAACAGTTTTGCTGGCAGCTCTGTAGTATGGTCTGCGTtcaacatttttgtttttttttgacCACAGTTTTCAGACTGGTTTTTCTGTCCAGCCTTTTTTGTGGTTAAATGGGAAGAGGCACCCTTAACCTTTTATGCAAAACTAAAGTGACAATTGGAAAGGGGCTGAGAACCAATGTAATATACAAGATCATTCTTGAAATGAGTACGAGAATAAACACGCTGGacatgttcaaggccaggttggatggggctctgagcaacctggcctagCTGAAGGTGTCCATGCCtatggcaggagggttggaagCAGGTGACCTTCAAAgtctccttccaacccaaaccattctatgaaaCTAATGCCTTCCTTCAAATGTGATGATGGTACTTGCAGAAATGACATCATGTATGTGGTAAGGCCTTGGAGAATGGAAAAATAGGGCCACCGAGTGCGAGAACCCTTTCCTCTACCCTCATGTAAACAGGCAAGCATTATAGTATTCTTTAGTATTAAAAAGGACAGTGTTAACAGTGTGTAAACAAACCATAGAGGGAATATAATTtctaagtttaaaaaaaatacttattaaGTAttatggtttggttttttagttgtttttgtttttggggggttttttgttagtttttttgggggggttttgtggttttcttttttttttttttttttttttttttttttggttttgttttgtttaaatacaAAGTGCTATACATTAAGCAGGTTACAGTGTTAGTGAGCAAAATCCCTGTTTCAGTACCTTGATCACAAAGGTTAAACATGGCCACCATGGTATTTGTAGAGTTCAATTAAGTGCTAAGAACAGGAACTCTGTGGTGCTGATTATTAATGCCCATTGCCAGCAATGGGTTCATTGTACTTGGGAACATCTGTTTTAACAAAATTccatatgaaaaaatatttgaatcaCTAGAAGATTAATAATTAAGAGCCTCttaaaaagaagtttttaaGTAGAATGCCAGTaaagaaattacagtaattacAGCTCACTGAGTAGAAAACCCTCAGCTTGCAGCAGACATTCAGGATACAGTTCAGTTGTATCTTAAGACAATTTGTAACTGGGAGTTCAAAAAAGAATCTGAACTGTAATAATCTTGGTGTGGTTTTGCTTCACCATACAGGGTCATCTGTTCAGTACATTATCCTGCACACAGCAGTGCTTAATACAGAAATTGGGGTCAGACAGGCTTAGGTTTTTAATGCTGGTTAACTTTTTCCCCATGTGGACAGCACTGTACTTGGTTATCACCTCTTCCTATTGTATTCTATGTATGTTCTTTCCTTGTCATATTTCAGTAAGCTACAAAGAAGCTTTTGCTTACCAAGAAGCAATTGCTTTTGCATTGGACTGCATTAAGCtttcaaccccaaaatcctgttGTCACCTTTTCAACTGATGCCTTTACTCaatctgcagagctggcagcatccCTTAGAACTATACACATTCCTCCACCTATCTCCATGAATGAGAGCCCCACACACAGATCCTCATCTTAACATAGAACAAGTGTCACTCCCAGCAAAAATACCAGCTTCAGACATAAGCATGGTACCATGTTCTGCAGTACCATTAGAAGATCCAAATCACATACTTCCTACTTTTTTCCACAAGCAActctgaggaaacaaacaactCTGCTTGTGATCATCAGTCACAGTAGTTCAGTACCAAGAATCAGTATTATATACTATTCAAATAGTAAAGAATTAAAAGTATAAATACCTATCAATGACTATGTAATTTTCCTAAAGCAAGTTTCTAAAACTAGATAAAAGTTCTCACAGAAGTTTTTGTACCAATAACAAGTCAGTTTATGAATCCAGAGTTTGGTACTTGCTACCGTAGTAAGCCACAAATTTTGAACAGAAATTTACACTTTAAATATTTGATTATTTTGACTAAGTTCCAAATGTTACATTTTACTTTAGTTGGTGTCTTAGTTTTTAGTAAGACATACTTATTACACACACTTCTAGAAGCTCTCATAACACAGTAATTAAAATCTAATGAAGTCAAGTACAGCATTAGACCCTAGAAGAGCAAATAGAAAGTATACTTCAGTATACATTAAGTTTATGTAGTGAAAACTCTAAGTGCATTACAGACTCTAAACAGAAATCAGCACAAAATTAGACACTTATTTTACTGaagatgaatttaaaaaaaaagatgtatAACTGAAATCTAAACCACCTTTACCACGCCTTTCATAAAGCAATACAAAAAAGGCTACTGAAGGATGCACACTACCCAATGATGCTTCAGCTTGAGGTGGAattctcttcattttttcttcatttaaatgtGAATCGTGTTAGCCAGTTTGGTCCTctaggttttcttttcctttaaggAGTACTACCTGAATTTCTCGTTCATCTAAGTATTTCCACGATTTTTGTCAATTTAGAGCTGAGTTTTACTGTGAATTTAGAGGTCTTGTAAATACAAGATGGCTTCTAAATACTGCTGTGATTACAATCCATCTCAGACCTCATTTTGCAGGCACACTTCAGATTAACCACATACACTTCCCACAATAAACACCTGAAGTAATACTGCAGGAAGCAAAATACATTTCATCTGTTTATACCAGCATACTTATTAAAACTTTTGTTTTGAGAACATACAATAGCAAGTACCAGACATTATTTGCATaattagtttatttttcttactctaCTAAACAAACGTAAGCACTAATGTCTTAGTTCATCTCAGTAGTACTCTGCTCAGCTTTAGAAGCCTGATAGGACTTGGTACAAGAGGTCACATGGCGATGAAAACTGTCCCGCCACATAAATCTTTTCCCACAGATGTTACACTCATACGGTTTTATGCCTGTATGAATTTTCATATGGCCTACAAGATGGTGTTTCATTTTGAATTTCTTACCACAGACACCACAGCCATAAGGTCGAAGACCAAGGTGCATACTCATATGCCGATCTCTCTGACTTTTGTGTGTAAAGCTTTTTCCACACTGACAAGGATAGAGCTTATCAGCGTGGGAGAATCCAGTGAGAGACGTTTCTTCTTTAATCCCAGCAGCCATATCAATGCTTTCACCATAGCCTGCTGCCATCATAAGATCCTGTCTGTGAGCACTTAAATTTCCATCTGCCCTTTCACCGGAAAATTCTTCCATAGATGAGCCATAGAAGTCAACTTGTTCATCATAATTACTTTCATCTGCCTGTTCATCAAATTCTGCTTCCATCTTTTTGTCAGCTATGTGAAAATCTTCAACACCTGAAGACTGGATTGAGTGATCTGCCTGGATGGTATTCATGGATTCAGAAACTTGGTGTTCATCATAAGGGTTATCAACGCCTTCACAGTCTTGTTCAAACCTTTCTGGTTTCACATGGATCCACCGCTTGTGAGACATGATACTGGGTTTGCTATACATTGGTCTGCTATACTGGTACTCTGCACTATCACTAGTTCCCTCTTCCCCATCCTGACTGGTCATTCCAGTGCTAAGTCTGTCATGTTCTGTTGAAGAATTACTGGGAAGGTACTCATGTTCTGTCAGCTGACATGACAGTTCATCTTTAGAGCTCTCTTCTTCGTTTTCACCGTCTCTTAGTTCCTGCACTTTGTGGAATTCTGTCTGTCCTCCAGAGCCAAGTTCAAAGGTTTCAACGAGGCCATTGTAGCTACTACTGCTTGGGGACTGATGGTCACTGCCATGATTCATCTTCTGACACAGAACTGTTGGGTTTCCCTCAAGCACTTCTGTGCACTTATCCACTACGTGCCACATCTGAAGGAAACTTGCTGCTGTCAGATAACTAACAATTTCTGGTGCAGGCATTACCAGCCGGCCTGTATAGGTAGACAGAAGAATGTTTTCAAATACTCTGGGATTCATCACATCAGGCAGGACTATTCGCCTGCTGTTTTTCAGGAGAACCTGATCACAGAAATAAGGTGAACTAGCTGCAAGAACAGCTTTATGGGCTCTGAAGAGATGGCCCTGAACCACAATGGACACATCACATAATTGTCCTTGCTGGCGCTGTTGGTTTAACTTCTGCAAAATGGTGCtagaaaaatctggaaattccACTCGAAAGGAGCTTGACCCAGACTCCATTTCATTACAAATTTAGTGTTGTGCTgtaagaagaaaatataaaataaaaataagaaataaaattagaaattcTCCTTGGTCAAGTATTGacctttccattttcttctacatttttattcttttttcttaacAGACTCACATGGAACTCAACCTTTCGCCACTGTTTTATTCCCTCAAGTCATCTCACTTCTCTCTTCTGAAAGCTGTACTAAGGCCATAAATTGCTATACTAGAAtattttgctctgtttctccTCTTCAAGAGGACTCACCAACTACAGCAAGAGCTACAAAGAGCAAACTATCCAGTTGGGATAGACTAAGCATTTCAAACACGAGTTTAGGCTAATGAAACCGTTATTTCATGAAATTATACAGCAGAGTTCTAACTCCAGGATGTCTCACAGTTTGTACCAGCATATGAAAGATCTTATATTTCAAATGCCAACAAAATCATCTCATTTGTCACCCAACAAACACTGATTTTACTCATGAAATATTTCACTTaagattaatttttcaaaagcaaCCATATCAACTCACAGGATGACACTGGAAGCACAGGCAGAACCTCACTAAGAGTAAGGTTTATGACCCTTCTCACATATTTCCCCATTGTTTCACTAACTGAAAGGTGGAACAGCAACAGCTTGTACAGTTTTTAATTCCAAGCTTATTGAGATATTTGGGTTAGGGGTAGGATTATAATGTTCCTTTTAGAGAAATCATACAGAATTTAAAAGGTCGATCAAGAAATTGATACCTTTGCCACACAGAACTTTTCCTGCTTGTTCCTTGTGTATTTGTAACAACATAATAATTACATGACAGAATCTCAGCTAAGAGCTCCCAGATTTTCACGTGTGTATTCTCACATAATCCAGATGTCTTACAAAAAGATTAACAGCCCTTTTAGCAGTAATGCAACTTTTTCAAATGCATACTTGaaattttaaattgaatttgAGATAAATTTGCACGTTATTGTAATTTGAAATGGCAGAAGTTTAAATGCCACTATGAAAAACCAACATTAACTGCTTGAGTAAGTTAAACTTGTGCAATTTTTCTATTTGATAATGTGTAAGTTGAGTGCTGTGGGATTTCTGAAGAGCCATGGAGCAGCAAGTGGTTTCAGTGGTCAAGGTCCATGAAGTTGCCACCCACATAATTGCAGAAGACCACCTTAAAATTTGCTGTTTTCAGTACTCCTCAAGTTCTTTTCCTCAAACCGCCAACCCTCTTCAGAACTGAATCAGCTACCAATACTTTTCCAGTGAGCAACAGAATACTGCACCTGCCAGTTCAATTGTTAATTTTTCTTACcactttgttttaaaacaatttgaCATAATTATTTAAGTATTTCAAGTTATCTTATACCTTGTGTATATTACATCAATTTTTTGAAACAATCAGATTTTCTTAGACAGATGCAGTTCCTTACCCCCCTTCAGAATATTCTCAGATTTAAGATTCTATTTTTCAATATCTGCCTATAAAAAAATAAGCCTTCAGAAAATGTTCAACTTAAGTTTAAAAACAGATGCCTGCAGAATTCATATACCACTACTGATAATCTAAACTGCCATCATTCAGCAGGGAGTCAGCATGTGACCACAAAAACATTTCCAGATGACAGCAgacttttttgtattttaagttGTCATGCAGACAAAATGTAAGCGAAATATTTTCAATTAGAAAAGCCATACAAGTCAAGCAAACTGGTTTTCAAAAGGAGTTTCACTCCCTCCTTCTACAATCTGTTTCGTTTTGCAGTTTTACTCCAAACtcatacagaaaaaaagtctTCCTACTTCAATtaataacaatttaaaaaacaatctCCATGTTGGAGCATTGAGTAGAACATACAAGTCACATTTAATTTGCTTTAGGATACCATTAGTCCTAACAAGTGCCAGCAGGGAGCTCCTTGCCGTCTCCACGCGCAGGCCCGCAGACCTCGATCTCTCACGCTCGCAGCGCCCCGCGACGCTGCCGCGGCCGCGCCCGCGGGACCACACAGGCCGCAGCGCCTCCCGCGGCCCGCGGACCCGCCGGTAGGCTCCGGCAGGAGCGGATCCCGGTCCCGGTCGCAGCGAGAACACCGACCCGGCCCGAGAGAGCGCGGGACCTGCGGCCGCGGGGCGCGGGAAGGCCTcgcgcgccgcccgccccgccccagCGCGGGCCCGCGGACCGGGGCCAGCGGCAGCAGGGCCGCCCGGGGTCCACGAGCAGCAGCGTCTCACCTGCGGGTCGCGGCGTCTCTCTCATAGCGGGGCGCCGTCGgtgcggccccggcccggccctaCCCGCGCCCACCCCAGCCCGCACCGGAAGCAGCTGCCCCCCTTCCTGCAGGCACTTCCGCGTCCCGGTCACGTGACGCTCGCCCAGCCCTTCCGCTCCCCACCCGCAGGGGCTCTTACCCGGGGCGGTGGCGGCGCCCCCTGCTGGCTCCATTTGGGAGCGGATGGATTTGACCGGAGCGCTCAGTAGGAACGGTTcgccccccaaaaccccctgggCCGAGATGTGCTGTCCCGTCCTGTCCTGTCTTGTCCCTTTGTGCcgcagctgctccccaggcgAATACTCTCAGCgctgctgtgagcactgccaggaggggacCACAGACAGTACAAGTGAAGCCCGCCGTCCTCGCCGGGCGCTGGCGCGGCCCGCGTGTTCCGCACAGATCCCTGGTGTGCTGGGGCGCGGGATTTGTCCCACCGCCAAGCCGTTCCAACGGGCACGCAGCCAACACACCCGCGTCGGAACCCTTGCACCGCTCGGGCTCGATCCTGCCCCGCTGCGGCCGGCAGAGGGCGCCGCTCCCCAGAGAGGCCGGCCCTGCCTGCCGGGCCCGAAATCCGCCCCTTTCTGCGGGAAAATGTTCCAAATAAACTGATAAAAAATTAGTATTAATTAGGCTTcatctttaatattttattaaaaaacgGACGACAATATCTCAGTTTTTAAATGCATCACAAAGACTTCAGCTGGATCGTCCTTCCCGGTTGGTTGGCAGCCGTCCAtgcagcccgggctggctcCGTGTGCGCCGGCTCCGCGCACACCTGGGCAGAGCCCcgagcacacctgggcagagccccgagcacacctgggcagagccctgcgcacacctgggcagagccctgcgcacacctgggcagagccccgcgcacacctgggcagagccctgcgCACACCTGGGCAGCGGCCCCGAGTACACCTGGGCAGAGCCCCGCGCacacctgggcagagccctgcgcacacctgggcagagccccgagcacacctgggcagagccctgagcacacctgggcagagccccgcgcacacctgggcagagccctgcgcacacctgggcagagccctgcgcacacctgggcagagccctgagcacacctgggcagagccccgcgcacacctgggcagagccctgcgCACACCTGGGCAGAGCCCCGATTACATCAGGGCAGCGGCCCcgagcacacctgggcagcgGCCCcgagcacacctgggcagagccccgagcacacctgggcagagccccgagcacacctgggcagcggcagcagccTCGGCAAAGCTCTCAGAACCGGAGCAAGAGGTtctgtggggcagagctgtcccagctctcagctcGTGCCCGTGAAAATCTCACTTGAGTGAAAGCCATAGAGGTTTCCTGTGGCTGAACTGGAGCAAGAGAACGTGCTAAAACCCTGGGGTAGGAAGGAGAGCAAGCTGTTTCATGGGAGCTTAAGGAGTTCTCCTAGACAGAAGCCATCCCCACTTTAGCAAGTACTATATCTGAACAGAATTTGGTGTATTTTCAACTCTAGTAGTGTGCATTCACATATTAAGTACATATCCTTCCTACATTAATAGGACTGGAATTCTAATAAAAATTGTAATACAGAAATTAGAAAAGAGGGAAGATGTTTAACATAACACAATTATGTAGTTTTCTCTTACAGGCATTATGAGAGTACATGACCAAATAAACCACTACATAAGAATGATAAGCAGTAGGGCAAGGAAGTTTTGAGAGATGAAATAGCACACAGCAAGCCAAAGCATTAAACATGAGTGTGGCATGAAAAACACTTTGGATTTCCTTCATGTGATCAGTTCTGAAGTCTTCAAGTGGCAACACtgactgcaggagcagggctgcagggtcaAGGCTAGTTTGTTAAATCAAAATTTATGTTTTACAAAGGAAGCAAATGGAAACAGCATTAACTGATGTTTGTATGCTTTACTTTCTCCTGAGGTTATGGAAGTTTGGGTCAAATTCATGAATGATCATTCAGCTAAACTTAGAGactatattttttcttccttgaatGCTTTTCTTATTATAACATGTTCTTTAACTCCTCTGTATTCCCTGCTGtgattaatttaaataatttatttttaaggcaGTGGGTTTTATACCTTTTCTGTTATAGCAAGAAATACAGTGTTCTAATAAGTGAActgaaagggaatttttttcttgagatTTGATAGGCTGACACAGGTGTCTCTCCAAAGCATACTTGTTTGGATTTTGAGATGGAGATAGTCTGCATCACCTTGTCTTTGTTAACAAAAGGTCTCTATAATTCTTGCATGATAAAATTCTACAATTTTGAGGATAACAGCTCTTTAGCTTCACTCTGATGgtgaaaaaaatgtctttagGTCTGTCCTATAATGTTCATGTATTCTGAAAGTTTGTATTCTTGGTACGTGTCGTAAGATGACACTGGTTATACTTTGCCGTACGAGTCAGATTTTAACTACAAAACTACTCAGAAGGGCAAACCAGTACTTGTGGATTCTGTGTAGTTATACAGAAAAGTTTCCTTCTCCAGAAGACTTGAGCCTCAATGCCACAGACCCTGCTCAGATGAACCTTTTGCTGATTTTCAGTGCTGGAGAACTTGTCTCAGAGACAAATAGGAAGggtattttttctttagtgGGCTTCTTCGgagttttaaaatttctttatctAAGTGGGAAGAAAAAATTGATACAGCTGTAATTATGTAGGATGGGTCATTTGCATGTTGTTAGTTTTGGTTTTATATTtgtataaaattttatatttcaacAGACAGACACTGTCTCTAAATGCATCGTAGCACTACTGCTCAGAAATAGAACAATCTATTGATTTCCCCATTATATTAttgaagaattaaaaaaccAGTGAGCATTAATGGAAGCCTAGGAAATAATGATGTGTGTATCAAATATTTATTGTTGGCTCATAAAAAAGGCAATGCCACAATGATAAGACAGATGCACtttaaaatgtaagaaaaagaaTTGTAAAATTTTATAGCACTCATCAAGAACAGGAAGGTATTCAGTTCCACAACacctttaaattttaaacagaCACACATTGCAAAGTCCCTTGAGCAAAGCTTAAATAAtacattataaaaatataaatttcattCTGCTTCTCCCCAAAAAGGGATGGCTGTGTGCTGAGAAGACCATCCTGTGTTGAAAATAGACCCCAACATTGATGCgtgcagaaaacaaaccaaccaaacaaacctcCATTTATGATCCAGCTATAGGCTTGTTTTTATTGTACTTATAAAATATACATAGCCTTTTATTGAATTGCCTGCTGTCGAAATCTGCAagaattttattgctttttactGTCCTGGAGAGGAATaaagcagcagcctctgtgtAATTTCATAAGAAGCAAGGACACTAAATCTAATTTTGCTGGATATTGGCTCGATCATAAAAAAAACAAGCAATGATCAAAATTTAGAATTTTGGAATACGGAGTATCTGTATATTTctcctcatttttatttttaaaaaaatctattatgTTTATATCTGAACATAGACCACATTACAGTGCACTGTGTGCACTATTGTAAGCTTTGCATTTATATATCTCTCATGATAGGTGCATGAGTCTGTTCCAGTATTAAATCAGAGTCTGCGCACTTTTAAGCAGTATCTCCTTTCTTCCACTTTGAAATGGAGTCGAGTAGACTCTGAAATACAATGAGAATAAGGTAGATTTGGCTATtgaataaaatgctttctttacCTTTTATCACCTTTCCTCTGAACTTACTGAGGGATCAAAGCATGACATGCCCAGACTATCTCCAGAGAAGCCACTGTCCTTGAACCTGAAAATTGGGATGTAATTTTCAAGTAAAATGTGTAGCTTAGGAACTTCTCAACAAGATTCACAGTATGCTTCTGTGGGCTGTGTTTCCAGTCTTGGGATCCACTGTGTCTTTCCTAAATTTCCCAGGTATCTGAGAGAATATTGGATCAATATATTCCTAGTTTTTTGTCACATCTTTTCAGGGGTGAAATGAAActcttgaaaaattatttgacCTCCTATTTGCCAAACACTGATGTTGAGCAACAAG
This genomic stretch from Ammospiza caudacuta isolate bAmmCau1 chromosome 21, bAmmCau1.pri, whole genome shotgun sequence harbors:
- the ZBTB43 gene encoding zinc finger and BTB domain-containing protein 43 isoform X1 — its product is MESGSSSFRVEFPDFSSTILQKLNQQRQQGQLCDVSIVVQGHLFRAHKAVLAASSPYFCDQVLLKNSRRIVLPDVMNPRVFENILLSTYTGRLVMPAPEIVSYLTAASFLQMWHVVDKCTEVLEGNPTVLCQKMNHGSDHQSPSSSSYNGLVETFELGSGGQTEFHKVQELRDGENEEESSKDELSCQLTEHEYLPSNSSTEHDRLSTGMTSQDGEEGTSDSAEYQYSRPMYSKPSIMSHKRWIHVKPERFEQDCEGVDNPYDEHQVSESMNTIQADHSIQSSGVEDFHIADKKMEAEFDEQADESNYDEQVDFYGSSMEEFSGERADGNLSAHRQDLMMAAGYGESIDMAAGIKEETSLTGFSHADKLYPCQCGKSFTHKSQRDRHMSMHLGLRPYGCGVCGKKFKMKHHLVGHMKIHTGIKPYECNICGKRFMWRDSFHRHVTSCTKSYQASKAEQSTTEMN
- the ZBTB43 gene encoding zinc finger and BTB domain-containing protein 43 isoform X2; the encoded protein is MESGSSSFRVEFPDFSSTILQKLNQQRQQGQLCDVSIVVQGHLFRAHKAVLAASSPYFCDQVLLKNSRRIVLPDVMNPRVFENILLSTYTGRLVMPAPEIVSYLTAASFLQMWHVVDKCTEVLEGNPTVLCQKMNHGSDHQSPSSSSYNGLVETFELGSGGQTEFHKVQELRDGENEEESSKDELSCQLTEHEYLPSNSSTEHDRLSTGMTSQDGEEGTSDSAEYQYSRPMYSKPSIMSHKRWIHVKPERFEQDCEGVDNPYDEHQVSESMNTIQADHSIQSSGVEDFHIADKKMEAEFDEQADESNYDEQVDFYGSSMEEFSGERADGNLSAHRQDLMMAAGYGESIDMAAGIKEETSLTGFSHADKLYPCQCGKSFTHKSQRDRHMSMHLGLRPYGCGVCEW